The genomic segment CGATAACCGTCAGTTCATCAGCCTGTACAGCTTCCCGAAAGGAAGCATCTGTCGATAATTTAATCATTTTTTCCTTCCTCCTTCTTATCCAACTTCACGTTCAATGACTAAATATTTCTCGTTGTCATAATAAGATTCCCATTTTAAAGATGCGCCAAGCGTCTTCGCAAGGTTGCGGGCAGGAACATAAACCGTACCTCTTACAGTAGTTGCCGGATAGGACCATTTCACCGACTTGCCATTCACAATGGCGGTATCGCTGCCATTTTTCACTGTAATCGTCGTAGCAGTCGCCTTGTCAAATAGCGTAAGCTGCTTCGTCTTCTTGTTGTAAGAAATCGTAGCTCCAAGCTGCTCCGCCACATCGCGCAATGGCACAAGCGTAATATTCGTAGGAGTTATAATCGGCGGATTGCCATAATCCTGTGTATATAACGTAGCCGTCTGGACACCTACATGGAACGTATTTTTGAGCAGATCATAAGCATATGAGCTTTTGTCAAACCATTGCAGCGTTTCATAGCCATTCAGGTCGTACATATCATCCAAATTAATAGCATTGTCGCTCACGACTGGAGCTTCCGCCTTCACCGCTTCGTTCACATTCCATTTTTGGCTCTCGGAGCGAATGACGATGCTCATTTGCGTCTCAGGCTCGGTATCGCCAATCATAATGGTTGCCTCGACTACTTGCTTGCGAATGTCCAGCTTGCTGTCTACATAAACATCTGTCTTGAGCGATGTATTCTTGTTGAAGACAGTTTCCAGGAAATAGCCGTCCTCGTCTTCCTCCAACGCTTGCAGCTCCTCCTGCAAGTATGCAAGCTCTTCTGCAAGGCTGTCTGCAAGTTCTTTAATTGTATCCTCTTGTGTAGGGCCATCAAGCACAACCGGTTGGTCAAAAGGATTTACTTCTCCGATCGCTTCCCATACTTCTGGATGACTGGAGAGCACTTCAACGAAGCCTTTAACCATCTTGTCCAGTCCCGCACGATCGTTTACGAGAACATCGACATATTTTTTAATCCAAGT from the Paenibacillus sp. BIHB 4019 genome contains:
- a CDS encoding copper amine oxidase N-terminal domain-containing protein encodes the protein MKKLGSIKKGVALLLALVLVFVAGCQAISGVDLNKAITNSLKVTSYEGEQTLSVQLNLSEEDLEYMDEDELAIMKLINSAKLELTNIKVQDDTHVSYSGKLLLADTISIGFSLKMSDTTAVVEIEGAKQPFALDMSEAGLPSLMGVSGAIGQSVTGGPADASLVELGKEVIDAISGYFINNLPNPDQISVNAVQESINGQSVSLMKVHTELDGPAIWTWIKKYVDVLVNDRAGLDKMVKGFVEVLSSHPEVWEAIGEVNPFDQPVVLDGPTQEDTIKELADSLAEELAYLQEELQALEEDEDGYFLETVFNKNTSLKTDVYVDSKLDIRKQVVEATIMIGDTEPETQMSIVIRSESQKWNVNEAVKAEAPVVSDNAINLDDMYDLNGYETLQWFDKSSYAYDLLKNTFHVGVQTATLYTQDYGNPPIITPTNITLVPLRDVAEQLGATISYNKKTKQLTLFDKATATTITVKNGSDTAIVNGKSVKWSYPATTVRGTVYVPARNLAKTLGASLKWESYYDNEKYLVIEREVG